One genomic window of Candidatus Eremiobacteraceae bacterium includes the following:
- a CDS encoding peptide ABC transporter substrate-binding protein, with protein sequence MSQRIAFLACALLALAACTKISSSSGPQTVGRTDAGVLRISDISDPSTLDPMLTGADVAYQLASYSLEYLVQLDGNGELTPVLCERVPTIENGDISKDGLTITYHLRKGVTWQDGVAFTSADVAATWKQVMNPANPVIIRTGYEVIERIDTPDRWTAVLHLKQPYAPLTTRFLAGIQEGPIPVLPAHIIAGEKDLVHSPLNNKPVGTGPFIVQSWEHNGRLVYIANPHYWRGTPKLREIIFQAQPSQSTEIIGFRTGELDADFDTGPADLPSYELLDKMRISRSPSLRLAVVVMNAAVGHPLADKRLRHAIAYAINRHETLHKIIHDVGVMADEFLPAWSWAYTPDVPRYDYDPRESDALLDAAGWKPGPDGIREKDGQRLTVVIIGSIGSDSTKRFNTVLQSYLRAVGIEAIIKDYPYGIVFDYDGPIRQGRYDIASYTYSVNYDPSALQDDGCDQFAPAGANESRLCDPQVDRLERQALAIYDRSKRRPMYAQIERLRMDDLGTFPLYYRDRVGVVTDDLDGYVPSRGIMPNWNAWQWSLR encoded by the coding sequence ATGTCGCAGCGCATCGCCTTTCTCGCTTGCGCGTTGCTGGCGCTGGCCGCGTGCACGAAGATCTCGTCGTCAAGCGGACCACAGACCGTGGGTCGAACCGATGCCGGCGTGCTGCGCATCTCGGACATCTCAGACCCCTCGACGCTGGATCCCATGCTCACCGGCGCCGACGTCGCCTATCAACTCGCCAGCTATTCGCTCGAATACCTCGTCCAGCTCGACGGCAACGGCGAGCTGACACCGGTGCTCTGCGAACGCGTGCCCACCATCGAGAACGGCGATATCAGCAAGGACGGCTTGACGATCACCTACCATCTGCGCAAGGGCGTCACGTGGCAGGACGGTGTCGCATTCACCTCGGCCGATGTGGCCGCGACTTGGAAACAGGTGATGAACCCGGCGAACCCGGTCATCATCCGCACCGGATATGAGGTCATCGAGCGCATCGACACGCCGGACAGATGGACGGCGGTTCTCCACCTCAAACAGCCATACGCGCCGCTGACCACCCGCTTCTTGGCGGGCATCCAAGAGGGACCGATCCCGGTGTTGCCGGCGCACATCATCGCGGGCGAGAAAGACCTAGTACACTCGCCGCTCAACAACAAACCGGTCGGGACCGGCCCCTTCATCGTCCAGTCGTGGGAACACAACGGACGCCTGGTCTATATCGCCAATCCTCATTACTGGCGCGGCACGCCCAAGCTGCGCGAGATCATCTTCCAGGCGCAGCCGAGCCAGTCGACGGAGATCATCGGCTTTCGCACGGGCGAACTCGATGCGGATTTCGACACCGGCCCGGCCGATCTGCCCAGCTACGAGCTGCTCGATAAGATGCGCATCTCGCGCTCGCCGAGCCTGCGGCTGGCGGTCGTCGTGATGAACGCCGCGGTCGGTCATCCGCTGGCCGACAAGCGGTTGCGCCATGCTATCGCCTATGCGATCAACCGGCACGAGACGCTGCACAAGATCATACACGACGTCGGCGTGATGGCCGACGAGTTCTTGCCGGCGTGGTCGTGGGCGTACACGCCTGACGTGCCGCGCTACGATTACGATCCGCGCGAGTCCGACGCGTTGCTGGACGCGGCAGGATGGAAGCCCGGCCCGGACGGCATCCGCGAGAAGGACGGGCAGCGGCTCACCGTGGTGATCATCGGCAGCATCGGCAGCGACAGCACCAAGCGGTTCAATACCGTGCTGCAGTCGTATCTGAGAGCGGTCGGCATCGAAGCCATCATCAAGGACTACCCATATGGGATCGTCTTCGACTACGATGGCCCGATCCGCCAAGGCCGCTACGACATCGCTTCATACACGTACAGCGTCAACTACGATCCCTCGGCGCTGCAAGACGACGGCTGCGATCAGTTCGCGCCTGCGGGCGCGAACGAGTCACGTTTGTGCGATCCACAGGTCGACCGCCTCGAGCGCCAGGCGCTAGCGATCTACGACCGCTCCAAACGCAGGCCGATGTACGCGCAGATCGAGCGCCTGCGCATGGACGACCTCGGCACGTTCCCGTTATATTATCGCGACCGCGTCGGCGTCGTGACGGATGATCTAGACGGCTACGTGCCGTCGCGCGGCATCATGCCCAATTGGAACGCCTGGCAGTGGAGCTTGCGTTAG
- a CDS encoding CAP domain-containing protein, giving the protein MLLAALLIASNLGAIPAQGALPAAELGALRIQLTIELNRDRAAYGVGQLGTDQIAQTAAQYQAEQMLASGRLEHVDSAGRLPMTRYADFGGKADYYGENVGFRAPAVLDQQLLWAVLVKLDEAMMAETPPNDGHRRNILSDNYNAVGIGIAVGPNGVFMAEDFVGFHAKPSEQEPTPTH; this is encoded by the coding sequence ATGTTGCTTGCGGCCCTGCTCATCGCGTCAAATCTCGGTGCCATTCCGGCGCAAGGCGCGCTGCCGGCCGCTGAGCTCGGCGCGCTCCGCATCCAGTTGACCATCGAGCTCAACCGCGATCGCGCCGCCTACGGCGTCGGTCAGCTCGGCACGGATCAGATCGCGCAAACGGCGGCCCAGTATCAGGCGGAGCAGATGCTCGCGTCGGGCCGGCTCGAGCATGTGGACAGCGCCGGTCGGCTCCCGATGACGCGCTACGCGGATTTCGGCGGCAAAGCGGACTACTATGGCGAGAACGTCGGATTTCGGGCGCCGGCCGTTCTCGACCAGCAACTGCTGTGGGCGGTGCTGGTCAAGCTCGATGAGGCGATGATGGCCGAAACGCCGCCCAACGACGGCCATCGGCGCAATATCCTATCCGACAATTACAACGCCGTGGGCATCGGCATCGCGGTCGGACCCAACGGCGTGTTCATGGCCGAAGATTTCGTCGGCTTCCACGCAAAGCCGTCGGAGCAAGAACCGACTCCCACGCACTAG
- a CDS encoding pyridoxamine 5'-phosphate oxidase family protein → MIVATMLGQLSEDEIEDVLEREFLGRIGCHADDRTYVVPVTYVYENGAVYGQSAEGLKLRMMRANPHVCFEVDRMDDLASWRSVIAWGRFEELRGAHADHGLALLMARLLPVVVTNETSHPAKSLTHQYRAKEEGLAAVVYRIVLTEKTGRFERR, encoded by the coding sequence ATGATCGTCGCGACCATGCTGGGCCAATTGAGCGAGGACGAGATCGAGGACGTGCTCGAGCGCGAGTTCTTGGGCCGCATCGGATGCCACGCGGACGATCGGACCTATGTCGTGCCGGTGACCTACGTCTACGAGAACGGCGCGGTCTATGGGCAAAGCGCGGAAGGACTCAAACTGCGCATGATGCGCGCCAACCCGCATGTCTGTTTCGAGGTCGACCGCATGGACGACTTGGCCAGCTGGCGCAGCGTGATCGCGTGGGGGCGATTCGAGGAACTGCGCGGCGCGCACGCCGATCACGGCCTCGCCCTGCTCATGGCGCGTCTGCTGCCGGTCGTCGTGACGAACGAGACGAGCCACCCGGCGAAGAGCCTCACACACCAATACCGGGCAAAGGAAGAAGGCCTGGCGGCGGTCGTCTACCGCATCGTGCTAACGGAGAAGACCGGCCGCTTCGAACGCCGCTGA
- a CDS encoding 3-hydroxybutyryl-CoA dehydrogenase produces MAEIKKVGVCGLGLMGSGIAQVAATAGYDVVAVEAVQAALDKGFAGIKKSLDKFVEKGSIKSDERDATLARLKTSTNVDDLKGCDLVIEAIVENMPAKKELFAKLDALLAPHAIICSNTSSLCVIEMAAATKRPKQIAGLHFFNPVPLMKLVEVVKTIVTSQETIDTLYAFAKKLGKVPILAQDTPGFVVNRLLVPYLLYAIRVYEQGLASKEDIDEGMKLGCGHPMGPLTLLDFVGLDTTYYIAQIMFDEFKDPMFAAPPLLKRMVLAGHHGRKSGKGFYDYT; encoded by the coding sequence ATGGCAGAGATCAAGAAGGTCGGCGTTTGCGGCCTTGGGCTGATGGGCTCCGGCATCGCGCAGGTCGCCGCCACAGCGGGTTACGACGTCGTGGCCGTCGAGGCCGTACAGGCCGCGCTCGACAAGGGTTTCGCCGGCATCAAGAAATCCCTCGACAAATTCGTCGAGAAAGGTTCGATAAAATCCGACGAGCGCGACGCTACGCTTGCCAGGCTCAAGACGTCCACCAACGTCGACGACCTCAAGGGCTGCGATCTCGTGATCGAGGCGATCGTCGAGAACATGCCGGCCAAGAAAGAGCTGTTCGCCAAGCTCGATGCGCTGCTGGCGCCGCACGCGATCATCTGCTCGAATACGTCAAGCCTATGCGTCATCGAGATGGCGGCGGCGACCAAGCGGCCCAAGCAGATCGCGGGCCTCCACTTCTTCAATCCGGTACCCCTCATGAAGCTCGTCGAGGTCGTCAAGACGATCGTCACCAGCCAGGAGACGATCGACACGCTGTATGCGTTCGCCAAGAAGTTGGGGAAGGTCCCGATCTTGGCGCAAGACACGCCTGGCTTCGTCGTCAATCGCCTGCTCGTGCCGTATCTGCTCTATGCGATCCGGGTCTACGAACAGGGGCTCGCATCTAAAGAAGACATCGACGAAGGCATGAAGCTCGGCTGCGGCCATCCGATGGGGCCGTTGACGCTGCTCGATTTCGTGGGCCTTGACACCACCTACTACATCGCGCAGATCATGTTCGATGAGTTCAAAGATCCGATGTTCGCGGCGCCGCCGCTGCTCAAGCGCATGGTGTTGGCCGGTCATCACGGCCGCAAGTCCGGCAAAGGCTTTTACGACTACACCTGA
- a CDS encoding aminotransferase class V-fold PLP-dependent enzyme yields the protein MSESALDRRLFPIAQDWAYCDHAAVGPLPLPTRDALVQIYDAQMRLGKNGMAPVEARKDAVRAAVAAAINAQPGEIAFMRATSDGALLAANSLDWRDGDEIVLAADEFGANAYPWLNLRRRGVRIALVRAPGDRVTPELLEHTASKRTRLVAVSYVGFNDGYRNDIVGIGRWCRERGALFAVDAMQGFGALPLDVRACNADFAYCGGAKWLLSPHGVSFVYVRRDLIEQLSPAMSSWRSVRDPMRFLEYEQPLHPDAQRFEGGSLNYPGVAALGVSLEVLTNAGLDRIEEHVLRLTDRLIAGAQQAGIEVVSDVRPHARSGIVVLSLGAHRVEELTARADAAKVGITVRASGVRVSPHGYNSNADVDRVLEVLTR from the coding sequence ATGAGCGAATCCGCCTTAGACCGCCGTCTCTTCCCTATCGCCCAGGACTGGGCGTACTGCGATCATGCAGCCGTCGGCCCGCTTCCGCTCCCGACGCGCGACGCATTGGTCCAGATCTACGACGCGCAAATGCGTTTGGGCAAGAACGGCATGGCGCCGGTCGAGGCGCGCAAGGACGCGGTGCGCGCTGCGGTCGCCGCGGCGATCAACGCGCAGCCTGGCGAGATCGCCTTCATGCGCGCCACCAGCGACGGAGCATTGCTAGCGGCAAACAGTCTCGACTGGCGCGACGGCGACGAGATCGTGCTGGCAGCCGACGAGTTCGGCGCCAACGCCTATCCCTGGTTGAACCTGCGCAGGCGCGGCGTGCGTATCGCGCTCGTGCGCGCTCCAGGCGACCGGGTCACGCCCGAGCTGCTCGAGCACACCGCAAGCAAGCGCACGCGCCTCGTCGCGGTCTCGTACGTCGGCTTCAACGACGGCTACCGCAACGACATCGTCGGCATCGGCCGCTGGTGCAGAGAGAGAGGAGCGCTGTTCGCGGTCGACGCGATGCAGGGCTTCGGAGCATTGCCGCTCGACGTGCGCGCCTGCAACGCGGACTTCGCCTATTGCGGGGGTGCGAAATGGCTGCTCTCGCCGCACGGCGTCAGTTTCGTGTACGTGCGCCGCGACCTCATCGAGCAGCTCTCGCCGGCGATGTCGTCGTGGAGATCGGTGCGCGATCCCATGCGCTTTTTGGAATACGAGCAGCCGCTGCATCCCGACGCTCAGCGCTTCGAGGGCGGTTCGCTCAACTATCCCGGCGTGGCGGCGCTCGGCGTGAGCCTCGAGGTGCTGACCAATGCCGGCTTGGACAGGATAGAAGAACACGTCCTACGCTTGACGGATCGGCTGATCGCCGGCGCGCAACAGGCGGGCATCGAAGTCGTGAGCGATGTGCGGCCGCACGCGCGCTCGGGCATCGTGGTGTTGAGCCTAGGCGCTCACCGGGTCGAGGAGCTGACCGCGCGGGCCGACGCGGCCAAGGTCGGCATCACCGTGCGCGCCAGCGGCGTGCGCGTGTCTCCGCATGGTTACAACTCGAATGCCGACGTTGACCGGGTGCTCGAGGTGTTGACGCGTTAA
- a CDS encoding enoyl-CoA hydratase-related protein, which translates to MAFETLLVERDGPVAIVTVNRPKVLNALNETVLSELSKLFDELEADRSVLAVIITGAGDRAFVAGADIGELAALADSNAGKSKAKAGHEVGHKIEHSRLPVIVAINGYALGGGLELAMAGDIRLASSNAKLGQPEVNLGIVAGFGGSQRLPRLVGQGMASYLLLSGEQIGAQEAKQANLVEKVFPPDQLMPEAKRLAKVIASKGPLAIAATKRLIHKGLQMDLHAGLDLEAEEFGKISATADAREGTKAFLEKRAADFKGK; encoded by the coding sequence ATGGCGTTCGAAACATTGCTCGTCGAGCGCGACGGCCCCGTCGCGATCGTCACCGTCAACCGGCCCAAGGTGCTCAACGCACTTAACGAGACGGTGCTCTCCGAGCTGTCAAAACTCTTCGACGAGCTCGAGGCCGACCGCAGCGTGCTGGCGGTCATCATCACCGGCGCTGGCGACCGCGCTTTCGTGGCGGGCGCCGACATCGGCGAACTGGCGGCGCTTGCGGACTCGAATGCCGGCAAGAGCAAAGCGAAGGCAGGTCATGAGGTAGGACACAAAATCGAGCACTCGCGCTTGCCGGTGATCGTGGCGATCAACGGCTACGCCTTGGGCGGCGGGCTCGAGCTGGCGATGGCCGGAGACATACGCCTTGCATCGAGCAACGCCAAGCTCGGTCAGCCCGAAGTGAACCTCGGCATCGTCGCCGGTTTTGGCGGCTCGCAGCGCCTGCCCAGATTGGTCGGGCAGGGCATGGCATCGTATCTGCTGCTGTCGGGCGAGCAGATCGGCGCCCAAGAAGCGAAACAGGCCAACCTGGTCGAGAAGGTCTTTCCGCCCGATCAGCTGATGCCGGAAGCCAAGCGTCTCGCCAAGGTCATCGCGTCCAAGGGGCCGCTGGCGATCGCGGCGACCAAGCGCCTCATCCATAAAGGTCTGCAGATGGACCTGCATGCGGGGCTCGACCTTGAAGCCGAAGAGTTCGGCAAGATCAGTGCGACCGCGGACGCAAGAGAAGGCACGAAGGCCTTCCTAGAGAAACGCGCCGCGGATTTCAAAGGGAAGTAG
- a CDS encoding acyl-CoA dehydrogenase family protein has protein sequence MVDFELTSEQRVLADTVRTYLSDQILPDVARCDSAGTPLPGAFAKLAKLGIVGLPFPEKYGGAGLDYVSLGLVCEELEYCDTSLRTMMSVHIGLAGCGIYQWGSEEQKQRLLRPLASGEKLGAFGLTEPDAGSDVAAMRSTARRDGDSYILNGSKIWISCATQADTFLVFAKTAPDKGKHGISAFVIERATSGEALHSHSLHDKYGVRAGDTGGLAFADLRVPAANRLGEEGEGFYIAMTCLENGRYTVASGATGLIRAALDASVKYAKERRTFDVEIGKHQLVQEMIARMVLAYDAARLLYLRAGWLKNLGRRNTRETALAKWYATDAANGAADDAMQIHGAYGFSDEYPVARFLRNSRGSVIYEGTREIQKIMQAEYALGYRKDKPPRCELPPYRA, from the coding sequence ATGGTCGATTTTGAGTTGACGTCGGAGCAGCGCGTTCTGGCCGACACGGTGCGGACGTATCTGTCTGACCAGATCCTGCCCGACGTCGCCCGCTGCGACAGCGCCGGCACGCCGCTGCCTGGCGCGTTCGCCAAACTCGCCAAGCTCGGTATCGTCGGTTTGCCCTTTCCCGAGAAATACGGCGGCGCGGGCCTGGACTACGTCAGCCTCGGCCTTGTCTGCGAGGAGCTTGAGTATTGCGACACCTCATTGCGGACGATGATGTCGGTGCACATCGGCTTGGCCGGCTGCGGCATCTATCAATGGGGTAGCGAAGAGCAGAAACAGCGCTTGCTGCGCCCCCTCGCGTCCGGTGAGAAGCTCGGTGCATTCGGGCTCACCGAACCAGATGCGGGTTCCGACGTGGCCGCGATGCGCTCGACCGCACGTCGCGACGGCGACTCATACATCCTCAACGGCTCCAAGATCTGGATCTCATGCGCGACACAGGCCGACACGTTCCTGGTGTTCGCGAAAACGGCGCCGGACAAGGGGAAGCATGGCATCAGCGCCTTCGTCATCGAGCGCGCGACGTCGGGCGAAGCATTGCACTCGCACTCGCTGCACGACAAGTACGGCGTGCGCGCGGGGGACACCGGCGGGCTCGCTTTCGCCGATCTGCGCGTGCCGGCGGCCAATCGTCTGGGCGAAGAGGGCGAGGGTTTCTACATCGCGATGACGTGTCTTGAGAACGGGCGCTATACGGTCGCGTCCGGCGCCACCGGCCTCATCCGCGCGGCGCTCGACGCGTCGGTCAAGTACGCGAAGGAGCGCCGCACCTTCGACGTCGAGATCGGCAAGCACCAGCTCGTGCAAGAGATGATCGCGCGGATGGTGCTGGCCTACGATGCCGCGCGGCTCCTGTACTTGCGCGCCGGATGGCTCAAGAATCTGGGCCGGCGCAACACGCGCGAGACGGCGCTGGCGAAATGGTATGCCACCGACGCGGCCAATGGCGCGGCCGACGACGCGATGCAGATCCACGGCGCGTATGGCTTTTCGGATGAATACCCGGTCGCGCGCTTCCTGCGCAACTCGCGCGGCAGCGTCATCTATGAAGGCACGCGCGAGATCCAGAAGATCATGCAGGCCGAGTACGCGTTGGGCTACAGAAAGGATAAGCCGCCGCGCTGCGAACTCCCGCCCTACCGCGCTTGA
- a CDS encoding phosphoribosyltransferase family protein codes for MVATIIPRLEALRVKALHRKFIREAGLREHNRSVVTKPFSDRRAAGKALAEQVGEFAHRDDVVVLALPRGGVPVGYEIASKLKAPFDVLSVRKLGVPGHEELAMGAIASGGAYSLDTELIRHLDLTPQEMLAVARSEQRELERRERTYRDHRKFPDLENRTVILVDDGLATGQSMSVAVQAVQRRRARRIVVAVPVASSDACADLSGQADVICAMMPEPFYAVGAWYADFSQVTDDEVRELLAKSAAERESAT; via the coding sequence ATGGTCGCGACGATCATACCGCGCCTGGAAGCGCTGCGTGTGAAGGCGCTTCACCGAAAGTTCATACGCGAAGCAGGCCTGCGCGAGCACAATAGAAGCGTGGTGACGAAGCCCTTCTCTGACCGGCGCGCGGCGGGCAAGGCGCTGGCCGAGCAGGTCGGCGAGTTCGCACACCGCGATGACGTGGTGGTGCTGGCGTTGCCCCGCGGCGGCGTTCCGGTCGGCTACGAGATCGCGAGCAAGCTTAAGGCGCCGTTCGACGTGTTGTCGGTGCGCAAGCTCGGCGTCCCAGGCCACGAGGAGCTCGCGATGGGCGCCATCGCCAGCGGCGGCGCATATTCGCTGGACACCGAGCTCATCCGCCACCTCGATCTGACCCCGCAAGAGATGCTGGCGGTGGCACGTTCGGAACAACGCGAGCTCGAGCGGCGCGAGCGGACGTACCGCGACCACCGCAAGTTCCCCGATCTCGAAAACCGCACGGTGATCTTGGTGGACGACGGCCTGGCGACCGGACAGAGCATGTCGGTGGCCGTCCAAGCCGTCCAGCGCCGCAGGGCGCGGCGGATCGTCGTGGCGGTACCGGTCGCTTCGTCTGACGCGTGCGCCGATCTCAGCGGCCAAGCCGACGTCATCTGCGCGATGATGCCCGAACCGTTCTACGCCGTCGGCGCGTGGTATGCCGATTTCTCCCAAGTGACCGACGACGAAGTGCGCGAGCTGTTGGCCAAGTCGGCGGCAGAACGCGAGTCCGCCACATGA